A stretch of the Vigna radiata var. radiata cultivar VC1973A chromosome 7, Vradiata_ver6, whole genome shotgun sequence genome encodes the following:
- the LOC106768023 gene encoding expansin-like B1 codes for MELSFGLLSVILFLPALCISQDTFTCSRATYYGSPDCYGNPKGACGFGEYGRTVNDGSVAGVSRLWRNGSGCGACYQARCKIPQYCDENGAFVVATDYGEGDRTDFIMSPRAFSRLGRNADASAELFKYGVVDIEYRRVPCSYSGYNVVFKVHEHSRNPDYFAVVVLYVDGTYDVTAVELFQQDCQEWKALRRAFGAMFDYSNPPRGEIYLRFQVSGSAGIYWVQSRNAISSDWTAGATYDTMVQLN; via the exons ATGGAACTTAGTTTTGGCCTTCTTTCTGTCATACTATTTCTACCTGCACTCTGTATATCACAGGACACTTTTACATGCTCCAGAGCAACATACTATGGTAGCCCTGATTGCTATGGGAATCCAA AGGGAGCTTGTGGCTTTGGCGAATATGGGAGAACGGTGAATGATGGAAGTGTGGCAGGAGTGTCAAGGCTATGGAGGAATGGAAGCGGTTGTGGAGCATGCTATCAG GCTAGGTGCAAGATACCACAGTATTGCGATGAAAACGGAGCATTCGTGGTGGCAACAGATTATGGTGAGGGAGACAGAACAGACTTCATCATGAGCCCACGCGCCTTCTCGAGATTGGGACGCAACGCAGACGCATCTGCAGAGTTGTTCAAATATGGTGTTGTGGATATTGAATACAGAAGGGTCCCGTGTAGTTATTCTGGCTACAATGTCGTGTTTAAGGTTCATGAACACAGCAGAAACCCTGACTACTTTGCTGTTGTGGTTCTCTATGTAGACGGAACATACGATGTCACTGCTGTTGAGTTGTTTCAG CAAGACTGCCAAGAATGGAAGGCATTGCGCAGGGCCTTTGGGGCAATGTTTGACTATAGCAACCCTCCAAGAGGTGAAATCTACTTGAGGTTCCAAGTTAGTGGCAGTGCAGGGATTTATTGGGTTCAGTCCAGGAATGCTATCTCCAGTGATTGGACGGCCGGAGCAACATATGACACCATGGTGCAGCTTAATTAG